The Streptococcus oralis Uo5 genome includes a window with the following:
- the mecA gene encoding adaptor protein MecA, with translation MKMKQISDTTLKITMTLDDLMDRGMEIADFLVPQEKTEEFFYAILDELEMPDNFLDSGMLSFRVTPKPDKVDVFVTKSKIDQNLDFEDLADLPDMEELAQMSPDEFLKTLEKSIADKTKDDIEAIQSLEQVEAKEEEQEQADKETENKKEPYIYYILSFAKLADLVSFAKTVNYQMETSELYKMNGHYYLTILVDVENHPSPYPAWLLARMREFADDSDISRSVLQEYGQILINHDAVLNLQKIHS, from the coding sequence ATGAAGATGAAACAAATTAGTGATACAACACTGAAAATCACGATGACTTTAGATGATTTGATGGATCGGGGAATGGAGATTGCAGACTTTCTCGTTCCTCAGGAAAAAACCGAAGAGTTTTTCTATGCTATTTTAGATGAGTTAGAGATGCCAGACAATTTCTTGGATAGTGGCATGCTGAGTTTCCGCGTGACGCCAAAACCTGATAAGGTCGACGTCTTTGTGACCAAGTCCAAGATTGACCAAAATTTGGATTTTGAAGATTTGGCGGATCTACCAGACATGGAAGAATTAGCCCAAATGTCGCCGGATGAATTTCTCAAAACCTTGGAAAAGAGCATTGCAGATAAAACCAAGGACGATATTGAGGCCATCCAATCTCTAGAGCAGGTCGAAGCAAAGGAAGAAGAGCAAGAGCAGGCAGACAAGGAGACTGAGAATAAGAAAGAACCTTACATCTACTACATCCTTTCTTTTGCGAAGTTAGCTGACTTGGTTTCTTTTGCAAAGACGGTTAACTACCAGATGGAAACATCTGAACTCTATAAGATGAATGGACACTACTATTTGACAATCTTAGTCGATGTGGAAAATCATCCAAGTCCATATCCGGCTTGGCTCTTGGCTCGTATGCGTGAATTTGCAGATGATAGTGACATCAGTCGTTCAGTTTTGCAAGAGTATGGGCAAATCTTGATCAATCACGATGCAGTTCTTAATTTGCAAAAGATTCATTCATAA
- a CDS encoding LicD family protein, giving the protein MLQWLKRSLASLLGDKKDLVKNLPIIKSLNKKANIDLDSKRSNLLKENFEDILKAIYQSNLKTYDIWLDFGTLLGFYRENDLIPHDLDMDFGIIIPDYEAFLRDEKVLLEKGFVRTKEFYYNDKLVELSYSYKGLNVDFIVYDKKEDAISSDTIFYMTNALGNPTRYEVYHYELPFTALTECSFKEILVKVPENTRDYISHLYGEDFEIPNTHYNWKENPIYKQKDANLAKVLLKK; this is encoded by the coding sequence GTGTTACAATGGTTAAAAAGAAGTTTAGCCAGCCTCTTAGGAGATAAGAAAGACCTGGTTAAAAACCTGCCTATTATCAAGAGTTTAAATAAAAAAGCCAATATCGACTTGGATTCAAAGAGAAGCAATTTGCTCAAAGAAAATTTTGAAGATATTCTAAAGGCAATCTATCAATCGAATCTGAAAACCTATGATATCTGGTTAGACTTTGGGACTTTACTTGGTTTCTACAGGGAAAATGATTTGATTCCGCATGATTTAGATATGGACTTTGGGATTATTATCCCAGACTATGAAGCCTTTTTAAGGGATGAGAAAGTTCTTTTGGAGAAAGGCTTTGTCAGAACAAAAGAGTTCTATTACAATGATAAGCTTGTAGAATTATCCTATAGTTACAAGGGTCTCAATGTGGATTTTATTGTCTATGATAAAAAGGAGGATGCCATCTCCTCAGATACTATTTTCTACATGACAAATGCCTTGGGAAATCCTACAAGATATGAAGTCTACCACTATGAATTGCCCTTTACAGCACTAACTGAATGCAGTTTTAAAGAGATTCTAGTAAAAGTTCCAGAAAATACAAGAGACTACATCAGTCACTTGTATGGGGAGGATTTTGAAATCCCTAACACCCACTACAACTGGAAAGAAAATCCAATTTACAAACAAAAAGATGCTAATTTGGCTAAAGTACTTTTGAAAAAGTAA
- a CDS encoding LicD family protein, which produces MISFIEKNYFKINLLFLSVISFYCMAGLIVPLQPISANKFVTLGMTLMGVLLGLYNFFIKKVYLNVRKIEYLILFFLMNILTAALVVKYGFSTNIKNLVVFFIYFFALYPAFQSFTVKKARALFDVFFSVITVANTIGVFVSIWQFFMLQGYRVLDYKGLLIRQGFVESRLFGILASPNYLSIISLMVIIYLWMRLSLYNTVLKTLAISSILLNFAYIVLSGSRTTYICLVVVAFLYALMTANWSKKTKSLLTVLVTVGLVFVGYNGIKYSSDIYLKAHSTQIQKNQENGQNGDNNLSLERTDTSEENISNNRFAIWQSTASFIPRRPLFGYSGGNWYELGKEYDASAYIIKQHYLTHNGYLELLFYDGITGFIPMAIFMLSFIISSLKKYKKDLQEGRHNHELITILLMTVVILISNLFLSSTFYGISLQGCILFVISGYYFSVLYKKRDGYRKLDEAEIKEVELDVMDYIHNLCQKENINYSLAYGTLLGAVRHKGYIPWDDDIDISLKRDEYDKLYQAILQDNDPVYKVVSWENDARYPYPFYRVYDARTVYDNNYIENDIDLGICVDVFPFDYYADVNKDMVKLDTYRRLSVYTLYGIHNKNAKLKNVFRYLLVLVFRLTRVKTWNQKMNTLSMQEKDGDFIDYLMENKRVSTKFDKSFLDTTIDSPFEDRVYKIPEAYQPILSAIYGDDFMEIPPLEKRVKHDDFLAYIKEG; this is translated from the coding sequence ATGATTTCATTTATTGAAAAAAACTATTTTAAAATCAATTTGCTATTTTTATCAGTTATATCTTTTTACTGTATGGCAGGCTTGATTGTTCCACTTCAGCCAATCTCGGCCAATAAATTTGTCACTCTTGGCATGACCCTCATGGGTGTTTTGTTGGGACTTTATAATTTCTTTATCAAAAAAGTCTATCTGAATGTCCGAAAAATTGAGTATTTGATTCTCTTTTTTCTAATGAATATCCTGACAGCTGCCTTAGTTGTCAAGTATGGATTTTCAACTAATATAAAGAATTTAGTTGTCTTTTTCATCTATTTCTTTGCACTTTATCCAGCCTTTCAGTCTTTCACAGTGAAAAAAGCGCGTGCCCTCTTTGATGTATTCTTTTCAGTTATCACTGTTGCAAATACTATAGGTGTATTTGTATCAATTTGGCAATTCTTCATGCTGCAGGGCTACCGCGTATTGGATTACAAGGGCTTATTGATCCGCCAAGGATTTGTAGAGTCTCGTCTATTTGGGATTCTGGCCAGTCCCAACTATCTCTCTATTATTTCTTTGATGGTGATTATTTATTTGTGGATGCGCTTGTCACTCTACAATACAGTCCTTAAAACTCTGGCTATCTCATCAATTCTGCTAAATTTTGCTTATATTGTACTGTCAGGTTCAAGGACAACCTATATCTGTTTGGTAGTCGTTGCTTTCTTATATGCTTTGATGACGGCTAACTGGTCTAAAAAAACTAAGTCACTTCTTACTGTTCTAGTGACAGTAGGATTGGTATTTGTCGGCTATAATGGTATCAAATATAGTAGCGATATATACTTGAAAGCTCACTCAACTCAAATCCAAAAGAACCAAGAAAATGGACAAAATGGAGACAATAATCTTTCTCTTGAGAGAACTGACACAAGTGAAGAGAATATCTCCAATAACCGTTTTGCCATTTGGCAGTCAACAGCTTCCTTTATCCCTAGACGTCCTCTGTTTGGATATTCAGGAGGAAACTGGTATGAGTTAGGTAAAGAATATGATGCTTCTGCCTATATCATCAAACAACATTATCTTACTCACAACGGCTACCTTGAGTTGTTATTCTATGATGGTATCACAGGTTTTATCCCTATGGCTATCTTTATGCTTTCCTTCATCATTTCAAGTCTTAAGAAATATAAAAAAGACCTTCAAGAAGGTCGCCACAATCATGAATTGATCACCATTCTGTTGATGACTGTTGTTATTCTCATTTCTAACTTGTTCTTGAGTTCAACCTTCTATGGAATTTCTCTACAGGGTTGTATCTTGTTTGTGATTTCAGGTTACTATTTTTCTGTTCTCTATAAAAAAAGAGATGGCTACAGAAAGCTAGACGAAGCAGAAATCAAAGAAGTTGAACTAGATGTCATGGATTACATCCACAATCTCTGTCAAAAAGAGAACATCAACTATTCACTGGCTTATGGAACCTTGCTGGGAGCAGTGAGACACAAGGGTTACATTCCTTGGGATGACGATATTGATATCTCTTTGAAACGCGATGAATACGACAAATTGTATCAAGCTATTTTGCAAGATAATGATCCTGTCTACAAGGTTGTTTCTTGGGAAAATGACGCTCGCTACCCTTACCCATTTTATCGAGTCTATGATGCGCGAACTGTCTATGATAACAACTATATCGAAAATGATATTGATTTAGGGATTTGTGTGGATGTTTTCCCATTTGACTATTATGCTGATGTTAACAAGGACATGGTAAAACTAGATACTTACCGTCGTTTATCAGTCTATACCCTTTATGGCATTCATAATAAGAATGCGAAACTCAAGAATGTTTTCAGATATCTACTTGTCCTTGTTTTTCGTCTGACTCGTGTCAAAACTTGGAACCAAAAGATGAATACCCTATCAATGCAAGAAAAAGATGGAGACTTCATTGACTACCTCATGGAGAACAAAAGAGTTTCTACGAAGTTTGACAAGTCCTTCTTGGATACGACGATTGACAGTCCATTTGAAGATAGAGTTTACAAAATTCCTGAGGCCTATCAGCCAATCCTTTCTGCCATCTACGGAGATGACTTTATGGAAATTCCTCCTCTAGAAAAACGAGTGAAGCATGATGACTTCCTCGCTTATATAAAGGAGGGATAG
- a CDS encoding ABC transporter ATP-binding protein — translation MKHLLSYFKPYIKESILAPLFKLLEAVFELLVPMVIAGIVDQSLPQAYQGHLWIQIGLLLIFAVIGVLVALVAQFYSAKAAVGFAKELTDDLYRHILSLSKNSRDRLTTSSLVTRLTSDTYQIQTGINQFLRLFLRAPIIVFGAIFMAYRISAELTFWFLVMVGFLTIVIVGLSRMVNPLYSSLRKKTDQLVQETRQQLQGMRVIRALGQEKRELQIFQTLNQVYARLQEKTGFWSSLLTPLTYLIVNGTLLVIIWQGYISIQGGLLSQGALIALINYLLQILVELVKLAMLINSLNQSYISAKRIEEVFDEAPEDIHSELEQKIVTSEQVLQVQELTFTYPDAAQPSLRDISFDMKQGQILGIIGGTGSGKSSLVQVLLGLYPVDKGSIDLYRNGRSPRNLEQWRSWIAYVPQKVELFKGTIRSNLTLGFNREVSDQELWQALEIAQAKDFVSEKEGLLDALVEAGGRNFSGGQKQRLSIARAVLRQAPFLILDDATSALDTITESKLLKAIRENLPDTSLILISQRTSTLQMADQILLLEKGELLAIGKHDDLIKTSQVYREINASQHGKEEEHETTNCKPDAQTFG, via the coding sequence ATGAAACACTTACTATCTTACTTCAAACCCTATATCAAAGAATCCATTTTAGCTCCCTTGTTCAAGTTGCTTGAAGCTGTTTTTGAGCTCTTGGTTCCCATGGTAATTGCTGGGATTGTTGACCAGTCTTTACCTCAGGCATATCAAGGGCACCTCTGGATTCAGATTGGCCTACTCCTTATCTTTGCAGTGATTGGCGTTTTAGTGGCTTTGGTAGCTCAGTTTTACTCAGCCAAGGCAGCGGTTGGTTTTGCCAAAGAACTGACAGACGACCTTTATCGTCATATTCTTTCTTTATCTAAGAACAGCAGAGACCGTTTGACAACTTCTAGCTTGGTGACCCGCTTGACTTCTGATACCTACCAGATACAGACTGGTATCAATCAATTCCTGCGCCTCTTTTTGCGAGCGCCTATTATCGTTTTTGGTGCAATCTTTATGGCCTATCGCATCTCAGCTGAGCTGACTTTTTGGTTTTTGGTCATGGTTGGTTTTTTGACAATCGTTATTGTCGGTCTCTCTCGAATGGTCAATCCTCTCTACAGTAGTCTCAGAAAGAAAACAGACCAACTGGTTCAGGAAACGCGCCAGCAATTGCAAGGGATGCGAGTTATTCGTGCTTTGGGTCAGGAAAAACGAGAGTTACAAATTTTTCAAACCCTTAACCAAGTTTATGCTAGATTGCAAGAAAAGACGGGTTTCTGGTCTAGTTTGTTAACACCTCTGACCTATCTGATTGTTAATGGAACCCTTCTCGTCATCATCTGGCAGGGATATATTTCAATTCAAGGAGGTTTACTCAGTCAAGGTGCCCTGATTGCTCTTATCAACTACCTCTTGCAGATTTTGGTGGAATTGGTTAAGCTCGCCATGCTGATCAATTCCCTCAACCAGTCCTATATCTCAGCCAAGCGAATCGAGGAAGTCTTTGACGAGGCTCCAGAAGATATTCATTCAGAATTAGAACAAAAGATAGTTACCAGCGAGCAAGTTTTACAAGTCCAAGAATTGACCTTTACCTATCCTGATGCGGCCCAGCCTTCTCTGAGAGACATTTCCTTTGATATGAAGCAGGGGCAAATCCTTGGTATCATTGGGGGAACGGGTTCTGGTAAATCAAGCTTGGTGCAAGTCTTACTTGGACTCTATCCAGTAGACAAGGGGAGCATTGACCTTTATCGAAATGGACGTAGTCCTCGTAATCTTGAGCAGTGGCGGTCTTGGATTGCCTATGTGCCCCAAAAGGTCGAACTCTTTAAAGGAACTATTCGTTCCAACTTGACTTTGGGTTTCAATCGAGAAGTATCTGACCAAGAACTCTGGCAGGCCTTGGAGATTGCGCAAGCTAAGGATTTTGTCAGTGAAAAGGAAGGACTTTTGGATGCCCTAGTTGAAGCAGGAGGCCGAAATTTTTCAGGTGGGCAAAAACAACGTCTGTCTATCGCCCGAGCAGTCTTGCGCCAAGCTCCATTTCTCATCCTAGATGATGCGACCTCAGCTCTCGACACCATCACAGAGTCCAAGCTGTTGAAAGCTATCCGAGAAAATTTGCCAGACACGAGCTTAATCTTGATTTCTCAACGAACCTCAACTTTACAGATGGCTGACCAGATTCTCCTTTTGGAAAAAGGTGAGCTACTAGCTATTGGCAAGCACGATGACTTGATAAAAACTAGCCAAGTCTATCGCGAAATCAATGCATCCCAACATGGAAAGGAGGAAGAGCATGAGACGACAAACTGCAAACCAGACGCTCAAACGTTTGGCTAA
- the msrB gene encoding peptide-methionine (R)-S-oxide reductase MsrB produces MAEIYLAGGCFWGLEEYFSRISGVLATSVGYANGQVETTNYQLLKETDHAETVQVIYDEKAVSLREILLYYFRVIDPLSINQQGNDRGRQYRTGIYYQDEADLPAIYTVVQEQERMLGRKIAVEVEKLRHYILAEDYHQDYLKKNPSGYCHIDVTDAEKPLIDVANYEKPSQEVLKDSLTEESYRVTQEAATEAPFSNAYDQTFEEGIYVDITTGEPLFFAKDKFASGCGWPSFSRPISKELIHYYKDLSHGMERIEVRSRSGNAHLGHVFTDGPRELGGLRYCINSASLRFVAKDEMEEAGYGYLLPYLNK; encoded by the coding sequence ATGGCAGAAATTTATCTAGCAGGTGGTTGTTTTTGGGGTTTAGAGGAATATTTTTCCCGTATTTCTGGAGTACTAGCAACCAGTGTCGGCTACGCTAATGGGCAGGTCGAAACGACCAATTACCAGCTGCTCAAGGAAACAGACCATGCAGAGACTGTTCAAGTGATCTACGATGAGAAAGCAGTGTCACTCAGAGAGATTTTGCTCTATTATTTCCGAGTCATCGATCCCTTATCTATCAATCAGCAAGGGAATGACCGTGGTCGTCAATATCGAACGGGGATTTATTACCAAGATGAAGCAGACTTGCCAGCTATCTACACTGTGGTGCAGGAGCAGGAACGCATGCTAGGTCGAAAGATTGCAGTAGAAGTGGAGAAACTTCGCCACTATATTCTGGCGGAAGACTACCACCAAGACTATCTTAAGAAGAATCCTTCAGGTTACTGTCATATCGATGTGACCGATGCTGAGAAGCCATTGATTGATGTGGCAAACTATGAAAAGCCTAGTCAAGAGGTGTTAAAGGACAGTTTAACTGAAGAGTCCTATCGTGTCACCCAAGAAGCTGCTACAGAGGCTCCATTTAGTAATGCCTATGACCAAACCTTTGAAGAAGGGATTTATGTAGATATCACGACTGGCGAGCCACTTTTTTTTGCCAAGGATAAGTTTGCTTCAGGTTGTGGTTGGCCAAGTTTTAGTCGTCCGATTTCTAAGGAGTTGATTCACTACTACAAGGATTTGAGTCATGGAATGGAGCGAATCGAAGTTCGTTCTCGGTCAGGAAATGCTCACTTGGGGCATGTTTTCACAGATGGACCTCGTGAGTTAGGTGGCCTCCGTTACTGTATCAATTCGGCTTCCTTGCGTTTTGTAGCCAAGGATGAGATGGAAGAAGCAGGATACGGCTATTTATTGCCATACTTAAACAAATAA
- a CDS encoding oligosaccharide flippase family protein: MKNIKVNALASLLVNILNIVFPLITNPYLTRILSKSNYGYFNTANTWASFVIPLAAFGIYNYGIRAISKVKDDKNKINYVFSKLFYISVFTSLLTTGIYFLIIFFDTSIENLKVLYYILGAQALFQFLNIEWMNEAYENYSFILYKTLIIRIAMLVAIFTFVKTADDIVPYAIVMTATTIFNYLLSFLWIKREVSFVKIGLVELVKASKPLLTMLLLANANMLYTLLDRMFITKGPDENYISYYTIASSIVMLIASVLSGAINVSIPRLGYYLGKKDYNSYKNLLNQGAALFYFLIVPTSIGIMVLGNYAAVIYSSEKYLEAGIVTSVFAFRTIIWAIELILGKQIIFINDHENRLTAFYFLGGGANILFNCLLYFNNIFAPEYYIATTILAETIVVLLEIRFIQKHQLIDLKEIFATLTRYTIVSLGFIPIYFAFKFLFQINSYTVNFNMVLMVLSTVATCGIYYLLTLFITKDKTLHYALNLVLAKLKRN; this comes from the coding sequence ATGAAAAATATAAAAGTAAATGCCTTAGCCAGCTTGCTGGTCAATATTCTCAATATCGTTTTTCCACTGATAACCAATCCTTATCTGACGCGGATTCTCAGCAAATCCAATTACGGTTATTTCAATACAGCCAATACCTGGGCAAGTTTCGTTATTCCACTAGCTGCCTTTGGAATATACAACTACGGGATTCGAGCTATCAGTAAGGTCAAGGATGACAAGAATAAAATCAACTACGTCTTTTCTAAGTTGTTTTATATCTCGGTTTTCACCTCTCTCCTGACGACAGGTATCTACTTCCTCATTATCTTCTTTGACACCAGCATTGAGAATCTGAAAGTCCTGTACTACATCCTAGGGGCCCAAGCACTCTTCCAATTTCTCAATATCGAATGGATGAACGAAGCGTATGAAAATTATTCCTTCATCCTCTATAAGACATTGATCATCCGGATTGCCATGCTGGTCGCTATCTTCACCTTTGTTAAAACGGCAGATGATATCGTTCCTTATGCTATCGTTATGACAGCAACCACTATCTTCAACTACCTGCTCAGTTTTCTTTGGATTAAGAGAGAAGTTTCCTTTGTTAAGATCGGTCTTGTTGAATTAGTCAAAGCATCTAAACCGCTCTTGACCATGCTACTCTTAGCGAACGCTAACATGCTCTATACCTTGCTTGATAGAATGTTTATCACCAAGGGACCAGATGAAAACTACATTTCTTATTACACCATTGCTTCTAGCATCGTTATGTTGATTGCTAGTGTCTTGAGTGGAGCTATCAACGTTAGCATTCCACGACTCGGCTACTACCTCGGTAAGAAAGACTACAATTCTTATAAAAATCTTCTGAATCAAGGAGCTGCTCTCTTCTACTTCCTCATCGTTCCAACCAGTATTGGGATTATGGTATTAGGGAACTACGCGGCAGTTATCTACTCTTCTGAAAAATACCTCGAAGCTGGAATCGTGACTAGTGTCTTTGCATTTCGTACCATCATCTGGGCTATCGAATTGATTCTTGGTAAACAAATTATCTTTATCAATGACCACGAAAATCGCTTAACAGCCTTCTACTTCCTTGGTGGCGGAGCCAATATTCTCTTCAACTGCCTCTTGTATTTCAATAATATTTTCGCACCAGAGTACTATATCGCTACGACCATTCTTGCGGAGACTATCGTCGTTCTCCTGGAAATACGCTTTATCCAGAAACACCAACTGATTGATTTGAAAGAAATCTTTGCTACTCTGACACGTTACACTATTGTATCCCTTGGATTCATCCCTATCTATTTTGCGTTTAAATTTCTTTTCCAAATCAACTCTTATACGGTCAACTTCAATATGGTTCTCATGGTTCTGTCTACCGTAGCAACTTGTGGTATCTATTACCTCTTGACCCTCTTTATCACCAAAGACAAAACACTCCACTATGCACTGAACCTTGTACTTGCTAAATTAAAACGAAATTAA
- a CDS encoding homoserine dehydrogenase, producing the protein MTVKIALLGFGTVASGVPFLLKENGEKIIQSAHSEIEVAKVLVKDEDEKNRLLAAGNDFNFVTNVDDILADKDVTIVVELMGRIEPAKTFITRALEAGKHVVTANKDLLAVHGTELLEIAKEHNVALYYEAAVAGGIPILRTLANSLASDKITRVLGVVNGTSNFMMTKMVEEGWSYDDALAEAQRLGFAESDPTNDVDGIDAAYKMVILSQFAFGMKVAFDDVAHKGIRNITPEDVAVAQDLGYVVKLVGSIEETPSGIAAEVTPTFLPKAHPLASVNGVMNAVFVESIGIGESMYYGPGAGQKPTATSVVADIVRIVRRLNDGTIGKDFNEYSRDLVLANPEDVKANYYFSILAPDSKGQVLKLAEIFNAQDISFKQILQDGKEGDKARVVIITHKINKAQLENVSAELAKASEFDLLNTFKVLGE; encoded by the coding sequence ATGACAGTTAAAATTGCTTTACTTGGATTTGGTACCGTTGCAAGTGGCGTGCCTTTCCTCCTAAAGGAAAATGGAGAAAAAATCATCCAATCAGCTCATTCTGAGATTGAAGTAGCCAAGGTATTGGTCAAGGATGAAGATGAAAAGAATCGCTTGCTTGCAGCAGGGAATGACTTTAACTTTGTGACCAATGTAGATGATATTTTAGCAGACAAAGATGTTACCATTGTAGTGGAATTGATGGGGCGTATCGAACCAGCTAAGACCTTTATCACTCGTGCCTTAGAAGCTGGGAAACACGTTGTTACTGCTAACAAGGACCTTTTGGCTGTCCATGGTACAGAATTGTTAGAAATCGCTAAAGAGCATAATGTAGCACTTTACTACGAAGCGGCAGTAGCTGGTGGGATTCCAATTCTTCGTACTTTGGCAAATTCATTAGCTTCTGACAAAATTACGCGCGTTCTTGGTGTCGTTAACGGAACTTCCAACTTCATGATGACCAAGATGGTCGAAGAAGGCTGGTCTTACGATGATGCTCTGGCTGAAGCACAAAGATTAGGTTTTGCAGAAAGCGATCCTACAAATGACGTGGATGGGATTGACGCAGCCTACAAGATGGTGATTTTGAGCCAGTTTGCTTTTGGTATGAAGGTTGCCTTTGACGATGTAGCCCACAAGGGAATCCGTAACATCACACCAGAAGACGTAGCTGTAGCTCAAGACTTGGGCTATGTAGTGAAATTGGTTGGTTCTATCGAGGAAACTCCTTCAGGTATTGCTGCAGAAGTGACTCCAACCTTCCTACCTAAAGCACATCCACTTGCCAGTGTGAATGGGGTAATGAACGCAGTCTTTGTAGAATCTATCGGTATTGGTGAATCTATGTATTACGGACCAGGTGCGGGTCAAAAACCAACTGCAACAAGTGTTGTAGCGGACATTGTCCGTATCGTTCGTCGCTTGAATGATGGTACTATTGGTAAAGACTTCAACGAATATAGCCGTGACTTGGTCTTGGCTAATCCAGAAGATGTCAAAGCTAATTACTACTTCTCAATCTTGGCTCCAGACTCAAAAGGTCAGGTCTTGAAATTGGCTGAGATTTTCAACGCTCAAGATATTTCCTTCAAGCAAATCCTCCAAGATGGCAAAGAGGGTGACAAGGCGCGTGTCGTCATTATTACACATAAGATCAATAAAGCACAACTTGAGAATGTTTCAGCTGAGTTGGCCAAAGCTTCAGAATTTGACCTCTTGAATACCTTCAAGGTGTTAGGAGAATAG
- the thrB gene encoding homoserine kinase → MKIIVPATSANIGPGFDSVGVAVTKYLQIEVCEERDEWLIEHQIGKWIPHDERNLLLKIALQIAPDLQPRRLKMTSDVPLARGLGSSSSVIVAGIELANQLGNLNLSDHEKLQLATKIEGHPDNVAPAIYGNLVVASSVDGEVSAIVADFPECDFLAYIPNYELRTRDSRGVLPKKLSYKEAVAASSIANVAVAALLAGDMVTAGQAIEGDLFHERYRQDLVREFATIKQVAKENSAYATYLSGAGPTVMVLASHDKMPKIKAELQKQSFKGKLHDLKVDTQGVRVETK, encoded by the coding sequence ATGAAGATTATTGTACCTGCAACCAGTGCCAATATTGGGCCAGGTTTTGATTCGGTCGGTGTAGCTGTTACCAAGTATCTTCAAATTGAGGTCTGTGAAGAACGGGATGAGTGGTTGATTGAACACCAGATTGGCAAATGGATTCCCCATGACGAGCGTAATCTTTTGCTTAAGATTGCCTTGCAAATTGCGCCTGACTTGCAACCGAGACGCTTGAAAATGACCAGTGATGTTCCCTTGGCGCGTGGTTTGGGTTCTTCTAGCTCGGTTATCGTTGCTGGAATTGAACTGGCTAACCAACTGGGCAATCTCAACTTATCTGACCATGAAAAATTGCAGCTGGCGACCAAGATTGAAGGGCATCCTGACAATGTGGCTCCAGCTATCTATGGTAATCTTGTTGTTGCGAGCTCTGTTGACGGAGAAGTTTCTGCTATCGTAGCAGACTTCCCAGAGTGTGATTTTTTAGCTTATATTCCCAACTATGAACTGCGTACCCGAGACAGTCGTGGTGTCCTTCCTAAGAAATTGTCCTACAAGGAAGCTGTTGCAGCTAGTTCTATCGCCAATGTGGCCGTTGCAGCCTTGTTAGCAGGAGATATGGTGACTGCTGGGCAAGCAATCGAGGGGGACCTCTTCCATGAGCGCTATCGTCAGGACCTAGTGAGAGAATTTGCGACGATTAAGCAAGTAGCCAAAGAGAATAGTGCCTATGCAACCTATCTCTCTGGTGCCGGACCGACAGTTATGGTCTTGGCTTCTCACGACAAGATGCCGAAGATTAAGGCAGAATTGCAAAAGCAGTCTTTCAAAGGCAAACTTCATGATTTGAAAGTTGACACCCAAGGTGTCCGTGTCGAAACAAAGTAA